A window of Sphingobacterium sp. lm-10 contains these coding sequences:
- a CDS encoding PepSY-associated TM helix domain-containing protein, translating into MDQRKYNIYFHTHTISGIIIAALLYVIFFAGSFAFFKDSISAWQKAETHAKIIHADYNYLIDSLSKTTNLQGRDFDFYLLNSRQGAYINMSASKDTTISKPAAIKSKSKRRGQGDGAYFLYFFANKQPTTYAEGYDMGEFLYRLHFLAPLNQIPIRLGAPFGYLLAGIVSFLFLFALITGLLLHWDKIKANFFLFRPWSKWKTVWTDMHTVLGVIGFPFQLIFAVTGVILITNFALTTPFSHFLYDGKQEQLFEDLQYNRTIEVPYSYTSLDKDFDLNAFVSKWEQQWQGSPISRIHIRNFKDQNMQVVLEAKPNPSQRFAGSGFVKQNIATGEVLASKSPVEDANYVDGVRSLIYHLHFGDFGGTALRLVFFVLGLMGCAVIISGIMIWLVARNKNNIPLYKRRFNFWASNVFLSACLAMLPVTAFTFIMLKVLPEINQAAIYRVYFYSWLILSIYLIALRNPSKVNLHTLLLSGIFCLFVPLVNGFTTGLWWWKTWSSEANGIFLIDTIFLLLGAASIMAFWKVRKQAKSFQVLLGK; encoded by the coding sequence ATGGATCAAAGGAAATACAATATCTACTTTCATACGCATACGATTAGCGGGATAATTATTGCGGCTTTGCTGTATGTAATCTTCTTTGCAGGTTCTTTTGCTTTCTTTAAAGATAGTATCAGTGCATGGCAAAAAGCAGAAACGCATGCAAAAATCATTCATGCAGATTATAACTACCTGATAGACTCGCTCTCTAAAACAACCAATTTGCAAGGGCGTGACTTCGATTTTTACTTGCTTAATAGCAGGCAAGGGGCATACATCAACATGTCGGCATCGAAGGATACCACGATCAGCAAACCTGCTGCCATAAAAAGTAAATCGAAACGAAGAGGGCAGGGAGATGGTGCCTATTTCCTGTATTTCTTTGCCAACAAACAGCCAACAACCTACGCCGAAGGCTATGATATGGGAGAGTTCCTGTATCGCTTACATTTTCTAGCGCCGCTCAACCAGATTCCTATACGATTAGGTGCACCCTTCGGCTACCTGTTGGCCGGCATCGTATCGTTTTTATTTCTTTTTGCGCTGATTACCGGTCTATTGCTGCACTGGGATAAAATCAAAGCCAACTTTTTTCTGTTTCGACCATGGAGCAAGTGGAAAACGGTGTGGACCGATATGCACACGGTTTTGGGTGTTATTGGCTTTCCGTTTCAGCTGATTTTTGCGGTCACCGGAGTGATCCTAATTACGAATTTTGCTTTAACCACGCCATTTTCACACTTTTTGTACGATGGTAAACAAGAGCAGCTTTTCGAAGACCTGCAGTACAACCGCACGATAGAAGTTCCTTATTCCTATACATCACTAGACAAAGATTTTGATCTGAATGCTTTTGTCTCCAAGTGGGAGCAGCAATGGCAGGGAAGTCCTATCTCACGTATCCATATTCGCAATTTTAAGGATCAGAATATGCAGGTCGTGCTGGAGGCAAAGCCAAATCCTAGCCAGCGCTTTGCGGGCTCAGGTTTTGTCAAACAAAACATCGCGACAGGTGAGGTATTAGCGTCTAAATCACCTGTTGAAGATGCGAATTATGTGGACGGGGTGCGTAGCTTGATCTATCATCTGCACTTTGGCGATTTCGGTGGTACGGCATTACGGCTGGTTTTCTTTGTTTTGGGGTTAATGGGCTGTGCGGTCATCATCTCTGGGATTATGATCTGGCTGGTCGCGCGTAATAAGAACAATATTCCGCTGTATAAAAGGCGATTCAACTTTTGGGCGAGCAACGTATTTCTATCTGCCTGCCTAGCGATGTTACCGGTTACGGCCTTCACGTTTATCATGCTAAAGGTATTGCCAGAAATTAATCAGGCTGCGATCTATCGTGTTTATTTTTACAGCTGGTTGATCTTGAGTATCTATCTGATTGCGCTTCGAAATCCGTCGAAAGTGAATCTGCACACGCTACTACTATCGGGAATCTTTTGCTTATTTGTGCCTTTGGTGAATGGGTTCACTACCGGGTTATGGTGGTGGAAAACATGGAGCAGCGAAGCCAATGGTATCTTCTTGATAGATACAATCTTTTTGTTACTTGGTGCAGCAAGTATAATGGCATTCTGGAAAGTCAGAAAACAAGCGAAGTCATTTCAGGTACTGTTAGGAAAATAA
- a CDS encoding DUF5700 domain-containing putative Zn-dependent protease: MIIRYSIILFSLFFVGNARAQQISIDIDLESAQAIVNLLKQANETVPEEELTRVSQLYGNQQLIQKVKGYSGADSTVFKSTLRQLLETGDIVGDDPYEWKRVQGGLSKIQNLINSISQDQQAFEDDISQRIQSYTPSSINLHARACLLVGGGSLGFTIGDSQTFNVALHPIGDDIEGLKVLMAHELYHNVQSEGYGQRARSLESKPSFNEKATYALLYQLYSEGVANFVGDFTKIENPGPFSQEQIDLYIKNEKRMRTSFYLLETVLYHAYHNPKTSYGQLYNIGFTTEFEEVFYGVGYEMAKQLAAHDGPIALTELVVQDPIRFIHNYIQLYKENPEKNLVTFSEDTEELISKMMHWENAI; encoded by the coding sequence ATGATTATCCGATACAGCATTATTCTTTTCTCTCTATTTTTCGTGGGTAATGCACGGGCCCAGCAAATTAGTATAGACATTGATCTCGAAAGTGCGCAAGCGATCGTCAATCTCCTGAAGCAAGCAAATGAAACCGTGCCGGAAGAAGAACTGACGCGTGTATCGCAGTTGTACGGTAATCAGCAGTTGATTCAAAAGGTGAAAGGATATAGCGGAGCAGATAGTACGGTATTCAAATCTACACTGAGGCAATTGTTGGAAACGGGAGACATCGTAGGTGATGATCCCTACGAATGGAAAAGGGTGCAAGGCGGGCTTTCAAAAATACAAAACCTGATAAACTCCATATCCCAAGATCAGCAAGCATTCGAAGACGATATTTCGCAACGCATCCAATCGTATACCCCTTCCAGTATCAACCTTCATGCTAGAGCATGTCTATTGGTTGGAGGTGGATCGTTGGGGTTTACCATCGGCGACTCGCAGACATTCAATGTGGCATTGCATCCTATTGGCGATGATATCGAAGGTCTAAAGGTGTTGATGGCTCATGAGTTGTACCACAATGTGCAAAGTGAAGGATACGGACAGCGAGCGCGATCTTTAGAATCCAAACCAAGTTTTAATGAAAAGGCTACCTATGCGCTACTGTATCAGCTCTATTCGGAAGGCGTTGCAAACTTTGTAGGTGATTTTACCAAAATAGAAAATCCTGGGCCGTTTTCCCAAGAGCAAATTGACTTATATATTAAAAATGAGAAGCGCATGCGCACAAGTTTTTATCTTTTGGAAACGGTATTGTACCATGCATATCATAATCCAAAAACCAGTTACGGCCAATTATATAATATTGGGTTTACGACGGAGTTCGAAGAAGTCTTCTACGGTGTAGGCTATGAAATGGCCAAACAGCTGGCAGCTCATGATGGACCGATAGCATTGACAGAGCTGGTAGTACAAGATCCGATTCGTTTTATCCATAACTATATACAGCTTTACAAGGAAAACCCAGAGAAAAATCTGGTGACTTTTAGTGAGGATACCGAAGAATTGATTTCAAAAATGATGCATTGGGAAAATGCAATATAA
- a CDS encoding HD domain-containing protein, producing MNPEIKVQQLTAILDVLQLAERLKFELRHSWLSNGRQESVAEHTWRMSLMAILIEPLLDQKVDLARLLKMIIIHDLVEAEAGDVSVLDQIRNPEIRKVKQQREALAIQHLRDMLSSANGQEIYDLFYEFEDKQTFEAKVANAIDKLEVQLQHNHADISTWEEIEYDLSFVIGKHVEFDETFVLLKDLIEQQASQKLESAGLNVEEIRFRALSAFG from the coding sequence ATGAATCCCGAGATTAAAGTACAGCAACTTACCGCCATTTTAGATGTTTTGCAATTGGCTGAGCGATTAAAATTTGAACTTCGCCATAGCTGGCTATCCAACGGTCGACAGGAGAGTGTAGCCGAACATACGTGGCGCATGTCTTTGATGGCTATTTTGATTGAACCCTTGTTGGATCAAAAAGTAGATTTGGCGCGTTTGCTAAAGATGATTATCATTCATGATTTGGTGGAAGCCGAGGCCGGAGATGTATCGGTGCTGGATCAGATTCGTAATCCTGAAATCAGAAAAGTGAAGCAACAAAGAGAAGCCCTCGCGATCCAACACCTTCGCGACATGTTGAGCAGTGCCAATGGTCAAGAGATTTACGACCTATTCTACGAATTCGAAGACAAACAGACCTTTGAAGCCAAAGTGGCGAATGCAATAGATAAATTAGAAGTACAACTACAGCACAATCATGCTGACATTTCCACGTGGGAGGAAATAGAGTACGATCTATCCTTTGTAATAGGTAAGCATGTTGAGTTTGATGAAACTTTTGTGTTGTTAAAAGACCTTATTGAGCAACAGGCCTCCCAGAAACTGGAATCCGCAGGTTTGAATGTAGAGGAAATCCGCTTTCGCGCATTATCTGCCTTCGGTTAA